The DNA window CGCGGCTGACATCCGAGGCCGCAAGCCGCGGCCCGGCAAAGCGCAGCAGCATGCCACCCGCCTCGACCCATCCCTGCAGGGCCTCGGATTCGGCCGGCGACAGCGTCGCGACATCCGCCAGCACGATCACATCGGGATGCGCCAGCACTACATCGCCCAGCGTGCCCTCGATCAGATCGGCGGTTGGGGCAAGCGCCTGTTGCAGGTAATGGAGCGGCGACAGGAGTTGCAGCCCCTCGCGGTTCTCGTGCCCCGCGATCAGCGCCACCTCGCGGCGCCTCAGGCTGTCATCGCTCAGGCTGACCGCCCCGGCCGAGCGCACCCCCTCGATGGCAAAGCGCGAGATCCGGTTGCGCAATTCGGGCGGCAGCACAAGCTCGGCCCTGACCTCGGTCTCGCCCGGGACGAAACCGACCGGCAGGCGCGCCAGCACCCGCTCGACCCCGGCCGGATCGCGCCCGGTCGCGGTCAGCACCGCCTCGGTGCCGGGGCCGGGCCGGGACCGCAGCGCGGTCAGCGCGATGGCCCCGTCGCTGAAAACGGCCGGGCGCAGCGCCATCAGCGCGCGCGGGCTTTCCAGCACCGAGACCCGGCCGTGGTCTTCGAGCGCCGAGAGCAGCGCCGTGCGCCCCGGCCAGTCGAGCCCGCCCGACAGCCAGACAGTGTCGAACCGCCCCTCGAGCCCTTCGGCCCAGGCCGCAACCGCCTCAGGATCGGGCAGCCAGGCGGCCGGTTGCACCCCGGCCAGCCGCGCGGACCAGAGCTCGGCGACCTGGAACGGCAGCCCCCCGCCCCCCTCGCCCGGCAGATCGGTCGCCAGCACCACCGCCACCGGACGCCCGTCGCGCCCGGCCTCGTCCAGAACCGCCTCCAGCCGGTCGATCCGGCGTGGCCAGTCGCGGGCATCGGCCCAGCTTCCATCCAGCAGGACCAGCAGCGGGCCCTGCCCGGGCGTGCGCTCCTGCGGGTTCAGGACCGGCCCGGCGAAGCCGAGGATCAGCGCCGCCGCCGCCAGCATGCGCAGGAGCAGAAGCCACCAGGGCGTGCGGTCGGTCTGGGCCTCGTCATCGGCAAGCCCCAGCAGCAGGGCGACGCCCGGAAAGCGCCGCCGGATCGGCGCGGGCGGCACCGCGCGCAGCAGAAACCACAGTGCCGGCAGCAGGACCAGTCCCCAGAGCAGGAGCGGCGCGGTGAAGCCGAAGGCACTGAGACCCGCCATCAGCGCCTGCGCTCCAGCGCGCGGTAGATCCACAGCAGCGCGCCCTGCGCACCCTCGCCGGTGTGATGCGCCGAATAATGCCAGCCCGTCACCCGCGCCAGATCGGCCAGCCGCGCCTTGCGCTCGGCCAGCCGCGCCAGATAGCGGTCGCGCAGATCGCCCGCCTTCAGCGTCTCATGGCGCAGGCCGCCGCCCATGCTCTCGAAGATGGTGCGCCCGTCGAAGGGGAAGGCCTCCTCGGCCGGGTCGAGTACCTGCAACAGCGCGCCCTTGACACCCCGGTCGGCGGCCTCGGTCAGCGCGGTCTCGATCGGGGCGAGATCGCCGAGGAAATCCGACAGAAAAACCGCGCGCGAATGGGGCGGCATGCCCCCGGTCGCGGGCAACCCGTAATCGCTTGTCGACAGCGCCCGCCCCAGCGCCTCGGTCAGCCGGAGGATCTGGTGCGGACCGCGCCGGGGCGGCAGGTCGGAGCCAAGAAGCCCCACCCGCTCGCCGCCGCGGGTCAGAAGCACCGCAAGCGCCAGCGCCAGCACCCGGGCGCGCTCGACCTTGGGCGGATGGTCATTCGCGCCGGAAAACCCCATCGAGGCCGCGTCATCGACCCAGAGCAGCACGCTTTGCGCCGCCTGCCATTCCTTCTCGCGCACGAAATGCGCATCCGAGCGGGCCGAGCGGCGCCAGTCGATCATCCGCGCCTCGTCGCCGGAATGGGTCGGGCGGTATTGCCAGAATTCATCGCCGAACCCCGCCCGCCGCCGTCCATGCTCGCCGAGCAGCACGGCCTGGGCCAGATGCTCGGCCTCGGCCAGAAGTGGCGGCAATGCCCCGGCCAGCCCCTCGGCGCGGGCGCGGAGGGCGGCGGCGGCAATCACGCCGCGGCCTCGACCTGCACGGTCTCTCGCGCCACGGCCTCGATGATCCGGGGCAGATCCTCGCCCCGGGCACGAGCGGCAAAGCTCAGCGCCATGCGGTGGATCAGCACCGGCCCGGCCATCTTCAGCACATCCTCGGCCGAGGGCGCGAGCCGGCCTTCCAGCAGGGCCTGCGCCCGGACCGTCAGCATCAGCGCCTGCGCGGCACGCGGCCCCGGCCCCCAGGCCACGGCCTCGCGCACGATCTTCGGCGCCTCGGGCTCGGCCGGGCGGCAGGCGCGCACCAGATCGAGGATCAGCTCGACCACGCCCTCGCCGACCGGCATCCGCCGCACGATCTTCTGCGCGGCGATCAGTTCGTCGGCGGTGAAGACGGCATGGGCCTCGTCCTCGGCGACCCCGGTGGTGGCCAGAAGGATGTCATGCTCGGTCTTGCGGTCGGGATAGGGCACGTCGATGCGCACCAGAAAGCGGTCGAGCTGGGCCTCGGGCAGCGGATAGGTGCCCTCCTGCTCGATGGGGTTCTGGGTCGCGAGCACATGGAAGGGCGGCGACAGCGGATGCGCCTCGCCCGCGATGGTCACAGATTTCTCCTGCATCGCCTGCAACAGCGCCGACTGGGTCCGCGGGCTGGCGCGGTTGATCTCGTCGGCCATCAGCAGCTGGCAGAAGATCGGCCCCTCGATGAAGCGGAAGGCGCGCGAGCCGTCAGGCGCGGTCTCCAGCACCTCCGAGCCCAGAATGTCGGCGGGCATCAGGTCAGGCGTGAACTGGATCCGCGCGCCGTTCAGCCCCATCACCGTCGAGAGCGTGCCGACCAGCCGGGTCTTTCCAAGCCCCGGCAGCCCGATCAGCAGGGCATGCCCGCCGCAGAGCAGTGCCGAAAGCGTCAGATCGACGACCCGCTCCTGACCGATGAAGCGCCGGGTGATCGAGGCCTTGGCCTGTGCGAGCTTCTCGCCCAGCGTCTCGATCGCGGCCACCAGTTCGGTCTCGTCGGACATGACTTTTCTCCTGTTCGCCTATATGGAGTATTATCGGCAGATATCCCCCCTACCACAAATGGCAAAAAACCGGTCCGGACAAATGATCGTGAAACCCGTTACCGAAAGCCTCGCCGAGGCCGCCCGCGCCGCCTCGGGCAAGGGGCTGCCGCCGGTCCATCTGTGGGACCCGCCCTTCTGCGGCGATATCGACATGCGGATCGCCCGCGACGGCACCTGGTTCTATCTCGGCACGCCGATCGGCCGTGCCCCGCTGGTGCGGCTGTTCTCGACCATCCTCAAGCGCGAGGGCGGGAAGTTCTATCTGGTGACCCCTGTCGAGAAGGTCGGCATCACAGTCGATGACGCGCCCTTCGTCGCCGTCGATTTCGAGCGTGGCGAAGACGCGGACGAGCCCGTCCTGACCTTCACCACCAATGTCGGCGACCGCGTCGCAGCCGGACCGGACCACGAGATCCGCGTCAGCCGCGACCCCGAGACCGGCGAGCCCACGCCATATCTCCATGTCCGTGCCGGTCTCGAGGCGCTGATCGACCGGAAAAGCTTCTACCGTCTGGCCGAGATCGGCGAGACCCGGCGCCATGAGGGGCAGGACTGGTTCGGCTTCCGCTCGCAGGGCGCATTCTTTCCCGCGATCCCTGCCGCCGAGCTGAGCTGACCCGG is part of the Rhodovulum sp. MB263 genome and encodes:
- a CDS encoding DUF58 domain-containing protein — translated: MIAAAALRARAEGLAGALPPLLAEAEHLAQAVLLGEHGRRRAGFGDEFWQYRPTHSGDEARMIDWRRSARSDAHFVREKEWQAAQSVLLWVDDAASMGFSGANDHPPKVERARVLALALAVLLTRGGERVGLLGSDLPPRRGPHQILRLTEALGRALSTSDYGLPATGGMPPHSRAVFLSDFLGDLAPIETALTEAADRGVKGALLQVLDPAEEAFPFDGRTIFESMGGGLRHETLKAGDLRDRYLARLAERKARLADLARVTGWHYSAHHTGEGAQGALLWIYRALERRR
- a CDS encoding MoxR family ATPase: MSDETELVAAIETLGEKLAQAKASITRRFIGQERVVDLTLSALLCGGHALLIGLPGLGKTRLVGTLSTVMGLNGARIQFTPDLMPADILGSEVLETAPDGSRAFRFIEGPIFCQLLMADEINRASPRTQSALLQAMQEKSVTIAGEAHPLSPPFHVLATQNPIEQEGTYPLPEAQLDRFLVRIDVPYPDRKTEHDILLATTGVAEDEAHAVFTADELIAAQKIVRRMPVGEGVVELILDLVRACRPAEPEAPKIVREAVAWGPGPRAAQALMLTVRAQALLEGRLAPSAEDVLKMAGPVLIHRMALSFAARARGEDLPRIIEAVARETVQVEAAA
- a CDS encoding DUF1285 domain-containing protein gives rise to the protein MIVKPVTESLAEAARAASGKGLPPVHLWDPPFCGDIDMRIARDGTWFYLGTPIGRAPLVRLFSTILKREGGKFYLVTPVEKVGITVDDAPFVAVDFERGEDADEPVLTFTTNVGDRVAAGPDHEIRVSRDPETGEPTPYLHVRAGLEALIDRKSFYRLAEIGETRRHEGQDWFGFRSQGAFFPAIPAAELS